A single genomic interval of Longimicrobiaceae bacterium harbors:
- a CDS encoding Rne/Rng family ribonuclease has protein sequence MSTTGEETRVAILEDELLVELMVERPDSTRIVGDIYLGRVEAVLPGIQAAFIDIGTEKAAFLHVSDIANEDDEEEESAPEEEAGESEGGTRRRTRRYPPIQDLVQKGQELLVQVTKEPISTKGPRVTAHISLPGRFLVYMPTSDHVGVSRKIEDREERARLRALAREILPEDAGGVIVRTVGEELTQETFERELKSLLATWKQIKRRAARARAPAAIHREAKLTKGIIRDLFSVKVDSLIIDSQAVYDEVRQYLDSVDPSLIERVHLYQDPLPLFDAYEIETEIQEAFQRRVMLPSGGYIIIEPTEALVSIDVNTGRYTGKKDPEKTILRTNLDAAREIARQLRLRDIGGIIVCDFIDMESKQNREKVLQELRTHLARDRARTKAFQVSELGLIEMTRQRVRPSLYHTQTEACPTCGGTGRIFTPETVVRRIERAIRRLSVDSRERQLLVRVHPEVALYLLEEEPTFLKRMEKDARLQINLRDDPLMQPDQFRLLAGPGHQDVTQRYALG, from the coding sequence ATGAGCACCACCGGCGAGGAGACGCGAGTCGCGATCCTCGAGGATGAGTTGCTCGTAGAACTGATGGTCGAGCGTCCGGACTCGACGCGCATCGTGGGGGATATCTACCTCGGCCGCGTCGAGGCGGTGCTGCCCGGGATCCAGGCAGCCTTCATCGACATCGGAACCGAGAAGGCTGCCTTTCTACACGTCTCGGACATCGCCAACGAGGACGACGAAGAGGAGGAGTCGGCCCCGGAGGAGGAAGCGGGGGAGAGCGAGGGCGGCACCCGGCGGCGAACGCGTCGCTACCCGCCGATCCAGGACCTGGTGCAGAAGGGACAGGAGCTTCTGGTCCAGGTCACCAAGGAGCCGATCAGTACCAAGGGCCCCAGGGTGACCGCGCACATCTCCCTCCCCGGGCGCTTTCTCGTCTACATGCCGACGTCCGACCACGTCGGCGTCTCGCGCAAGATCGAGGATCGCGAGGAGCGGGCGCGTCTTCGTGCCCTCGCCCGGGAGATCCTTCCCGAGGACGCGGGCGGCGTCATCGTGCGCACGGTGGGGGAGGAGCTGACCCAGGAGACGTTCGAGCGCGAGCTGAAATCGCTGCTCGCCACCTGGAAGCAGATCAAGCGTCGCGCGGCGCGGGCTCGCGCACCGGCGGCGATCCATCGTGAAGCCAAGCTCACCAAGGGGATCATCCGTGACCTCTTCTCCGTCAAGGTCGATTCCCTCATCATCGACAGCCAGGCGGTCTACGACGAGGTCCGTCAGTACCTGGACAGCGTGGACCCGTCGCTGATCGAGCGGGTGCACCTCTACCAGGATCCGCTCCCCCTCTTCGACGCCTACGAGATCGAGACGGAGATCCAGGAGGCCTTTCAGCGCCGGGTGATGCTCCCCTCGGGAGGCTACATCATCATCGAGCCGACCGAAGCGCTGGTCTCGATCGACGTCAACACTGGTCGCTATACAGGGAAGAAGGACCCCGAAAAGACCATCCTGAGGACCAACCTGGACGCCGCGCGCGAGATCGCCCGGCAGCTACGCCTGCGCGACATCGGCGGGATCATCGTCTGCGACTTCATCGACATGGAGTCGAAGCAGAACCGGGAGAAGGTCCTTCAGGAGCTGCGCACACACCTCGCCCGGGACCGGGCGCGCACCAAGGCGTTCCAGGTCTCCGAGCTGGGGCTGATCGAGATGACGCGGCAGCGCGTGCGCCCGTCGCTCTACCACACCCAGACCGAGGCGTGCCCCACCTGCGGCGGGACCGGCCGGATCTTCACCCCCGAGACCGTGGTCCGGCGGATCGAGCGGGCCATTCGGCGCCTGAGCGTCGACTCGCGGGAGCGCCAGCTCCTCGTGCGGGTGCACCCCGAGGTCGCCCTCTACCTGCTGGAGGAGGAACCCACCTTCCTCAAGCGCATGGAGAAGGATGCCCGCCTGCAGATCAACCTGCGTGACGACCCGCTCATGCAGCCGGACCAGTTCCGCCTCCTCGCGGGTCCCGGACATCAAGACGTGACGCAGAGGTACGCGCTAGGGTAA
- the rplU gene encoding 50S ribosomal protein L21 → MYAIIRTGGKQFRAEPGQTLRVPALNAEAGETVTFDEVLLGATDSEVKVGAPLVGGAAVTAEVVKHGKGEKIIIFKHKRRKNYRRKQGHRQKYTEVRIGEINLG, encoded by the coding sequence ATGTACGCCATCATTCGCACCGGCGGCAAGCAGTTCCGGGCCGAGCCCGGGCAGACTCTTCGGGTGCCCGCGCTGAACGCGGAAGCGGGAGAGACTGTCACCTTCGACGAGGTGCTGCTGGGGGCCACCGATAGCGAGGTGAAGGTGGGGGCGCCGCTGGTGGGTGGCGCGGCGGTGACCGCCGAGGTGGTGAAGCATGGCAAGGGCGAGAAGATCATCATCTTCAAGCACAAGCGCCGCAAGAACTATCGTCGCAAGCAGGGGCATCGGCAGAAGTATACCGAGGTCCGCATCGGCGAGATCAATCTGGGGTGA